A region of the Micropterus dolomieu isolate WLL.071019.BEF.003 ecotype Adirondacks linkage group LG10, ASM2129224v1, whole genome shotgun sequence genome:
AAACTTGGTTCACTCAAAACTTATTCAAACTTAACAGTGATAAAAGTGAAATTCTCCTTGTTGGCTCCATATTCATCCtagcaaaatgtcaaatttttgCTCATTTCCACTGTCCCATCCTCCCCCCATGTCAAGAGTCTTGGTGTCATCCTCGACAGCAcactttcttttgaaaaacacatcaataatCTTACCCGGTCTGCTTATTTCCACTTATGCACCATCAATCACCTTCGTCCTTCACTTACACATCATAACACTACTCTCATCCACGCTCTTGTGACTTCTCGTATTGATTACTGTAACTCCCTTCTCTCTGGTCTTACAAGTTCATTCATAAACTCCAGCTGGTCCAAAACTGTGCTGCCTGTACTATCACCAGAGCCCCAGTCTCTGAACACATTACTCCACTTCTAAAACAactgcactggcttcctgttaaATACCgtattgattttaaagttcTTCTTCTCCCCTTCAAAGCACTCCATAATCTTGCTCCTCCATGTCTCTCTGAACTCCTTCAGTCCTATACCCCATCCCGAACTCGCTGATCCTCTTTTTCCTCACTACTGTCAATTCCTTCAGCCCGCATGTCCACAATGGGGTTTAGAGCCTTCAGCTATTGTGCACCTCACATTTGGAACGCCCTCCCTCTATTCATCCGTAGGAAAGAGTCCCTGTCCTCCTTTGCTCAAAACCCACTTATTTCGAAAGGCCTATCCCACATAATTCCACCATCCAACGGCTTCATGATGaactactttttaaaatagtttttctctattctattttatcttaatctttaaattgtgtcatgttttgattttctttattgtattgcctccttgaaatgtattttcagctggggcatccctctctaacttcaagaagctcttgaaaactcatctcttccgagaacacttcctcttataacacctcgaactcctaacctctaacatgcacttcctgtgctcttcttcttctatcccctacaatgatcttgtattgattgcactttttgttaactcttacttccttccctaggtatctaccccattgatgtgatatgtactgtgagctcttactagtatttattgctgctagtatgtattgtcagttgtagacctgtagttgatgctctgttgatgcttgtatgttgttcctcaaatgtaagtcactttggataaaagcgtctgccaaatgagtaaatgtaaatgtaaatgtattttaagtgttttaatCTATAAGGTGTCCTTGAGCACTATGAAAGGCacccacaaataaaatgtattgttattattatttttttcagcttACATAAGTTCCTTATTTTCTTATATTGCAGATATAGGCTATTGCTGTGCTGTTTTGTGTAGTGTAGCCTACTGTAAATATTATCCTCTTTAAAACATTGAAGGTCCCTATAGACTAGGGGACACTGGGAACAGTTGTGGCAGTGACAAGCTGTAAAAACTTTAGCTCCATTTCATGAAAACGagacaggatttaaaaaaaagttgcttCAAAAGTCATAAGAGGGTGGCATgttgcctgtttatttttaaaataactattgtccctctgtctttctAACTGTTGATATCCATATTGATGGATGCTGATGTGTAACCTCACTGGACCACCACAGGGGGTCACTGGAACTTTTTCTATATTCCCCAACTAAGTCTTCCCCCGTTTTGCTGGGCTGTCTGTGGAAGGTTCTCACATTAAGGTGCATATGTCAGTCCCTATGGGAGTCATATGTCTGTGATGTAAATACAAGCAAACTAATATAGGCCTACCATTTGTCATTCATGTACCAGATCGCATTACAATACATTAACTGTTATTAAGTGTCTCTCAATTCCTGCTTAGATAGCCCAACTTATCGTTAACAGGGAACAATTTGTGTCCTTTAATTTGTAGTGTCTTGTGTCAGATTTGGGAAGTAACGTATCAGACCTGCTGGGTAATTGCACGTTGTCACTTGTGATTGTGAAAATGCACAAACGTTGCTAAGTGATCATGCATGCACCTGCATGTGAGCTGTGCTATTTTAGAAGTACTGTTTTAAATGAATGCGCCAGGGCAGTCATGCAGAAACGAATCCGTAAAACAATTCTTTAATTTTATAAATAGCACGATAGCCTatttgcagcaaaaaaaaagctgGGAGTGTATAACTTAATCATTGTAAGAGCATGTGCATATAACCACCGATACCTTCTGTGTTCAATCATTGTTTTCTAATACAGCCCCATTGTGGACTCCTTTAGAGCGCGTGAGCAGCAGGTGACCTTTAAATTGAGGTTAAGGAGCTGTCCGTTCAGCACCAGCAGGAGCGTGATATGACTCTTTCAgaaagatatatatttttaaattaaataaaagtagacAACGGAAATGGAAGAGCAATAGGCAACAGCACGTTAGTTATGATAAATGAGGCGTCAAAGCCGTCAGTTGGAATAAATCGTGCAGAATTGAAGCATTTGGGAGGAAGCACTTGTGAAGCAGGCGGACATACGTAGAGAAGACGGATACTTTCGTTCAGTGACGCTGAGCTGCACAACAACAAGCCTCTCCTTCAGCTTGCTTTCTACAGTAGACTATCCTGAATTTATATCCGTACAactgcattttttgttttgcaagaGAAAGCTCTGCGTCCTCCAGGCACAGCGATCCGTCATGAGCTCTAGAAGGtaaaaacactttctttttttagccTTATGCGACTTTAATTGTTACCTGACGTGCATTGTGCCCTTAATTCCACAATATGATGATGCGACTGAATTTGGGGGAATGCACTGTTGTCTCTGTGAGGGCTGCTCCTGTGGCATTCTGTGCAGTCAGATTGGAGAAATGTGATTCAGCACCGCAGTGTGAATTTGTTCACAGCCCAAATGCTCGAGCGATCATGTTGATCAGGTGGTGGACCGCACGAGCACACTGGCTGAGAGCGTTCACTGTATTGATCACAGGGGAGGTGCGCAGGCAGAACATTGTTGGAGTGTGCATCACCAGGGGTGGATGATGATACCTCTCAGACGTTTGTCTGACTCTGGCAACATGACAGGGTGTCACCCTGTTACCACCAGACGTGTCGTTTCTCTTCCCTTTCTACATCATTATCATCTATCATATCATATGAAGCAACACATGCGAAATACACcattgtttgctttgttttcagtgcaaTTTAGCATTTGATAATGTGCAAATAGGCTGTTTGCAGAGCAATCgcactctcttttttttttttaaagggagaTGCAGGTCTGTGTGATGTAGAAATGTAACATTCATGGAGCCATCTCGTAGAGGATCCTGGAGGATAGAAAACCTGGTGCTATTTATAAGTGAAGTGCATGAGGGTGCTAAGGATTGCTGTGTCAgattccctctctctttctcacactccctctgtctgtgtctgtgtctgtgtctgtgtctgtgtctgtgtgtgtgtgtgtgtgtgtgtgtgtgtgtgtgtgtgtgtgtgtgtgtgtgtgtgtgtgtgtctgtttatacaaaacagaaatcagaaAGAGTCTGAGATGAAAAGGAATTTCATCCGAATTTATTCAAAACAGGCAGCTGCAGCATCAAAGCAACGGCAGGCACAAATGCACAGTTAAGCCTGTTCTCTGTGGTTATCGGCTATATGAAGTTCTCAAATGGTAACACTTTTAAATCTGACCCTCCACATGTCTGCTGGGTGACAAAGTGTAGAAGTTGCTGGCAGGTACTGTTCACACTTCACTTAAGCCTATTAGCATTTGTCATTTGTCCCCACTCTCAGCAGGCACTGAGACGAGACAGAGATGCTGATGTTTGGGACACTCCATCGCCTCCTCCTAGCTGGGACATGTCTCTGTGTCTATGTAACACCTGTCCGCCTCCCAAGCTTCACCCCCGCTCAGGACAGCGGCTGTGGCGGGCAGTGTGCAGGCTCAGTAACAACTGATGGGCCACCAACACACACCACATATGTAGATTCCAAACCCTCAGATCCAGAACATGTGACTGGCCTGATATTGAATGTAGGCGCAGGAGGAGGGCCTGGCCCACATGGACGACCCGAGGCGATAACTCCAGTGACGCAGACAGAAAACGGGGACAGCCTTGATGGAAGATTTGGGCCGAGTGAGGCGGGAGGAGAGGCACGGATCCACAAGAGCGAGGCAAAGAAGGCTTGGAGCACATCTGAGATGGGAGACGCTGAAAGACCGTCGGTAGCAGCTTCAACACTGCCTGTTGATCTAGAGGGTAGAAAGGAGGACTTACCTGTCACCAAAGAGCATTTAAGTCCTACGGGTGGGAGAAAGCAGCTGGATGTAGCCGTGAGAACCACAAAGTTGACTCCAGATGCATTTTCAGCCTCCTCCACAGCACCACCACAGCTGAGCACCACAGCCAGGGAGAGCAAAGACAAAGGTGGGGAGGAGCAAATaaagctacctggttatggcgatTCACTCCAGGATAAACAACCAGAAGCAAGCTTGCCATCCTCTACAGGACCTCCAAATCCCAGAGCACGGATCCAGAAACTGACCTCCCACCGTTCCATCCCTCACTCGGTTTTTGTCTCCCCTCGGACCTCCACACTTTTGTCAATTTGGGGCCACGATGGAGCTACATTATCCTCCCTCCCAGATCCCCTGTTGCCTGAAATTGGACCAAACTTGATGCCCAGAGAGGATGGGCCAGAAAGCCTGTGGACTGAGGCAGAGAGGCCTGGTGGAGGTAAGTTAGAAAAATTAACACACAATTAATGTTCATGTCAATTGGACACGCACATATTTTTATTGGGGTAAAACTTTCTGTAATCCGTTATTAGCCATTCATTCAACATATCCAAACTTAAGACACACAAAATCCCTCCAAAGTGGTGTAAGTTAATGCTCTGCAGTCATTGTTACCCTGTAAGACTTCCCTCCACAGCAATCCATATTTTCTGGCTCATTGCAGTTTGCAGGGGTTCAGGAGGCTTCATTAAAAAGTGACTGGGAAAAGAAAGCGACAAGTCTTGTGGCAGAGATTGGCTTTGATGATTGGCAAAGAAGGCGGCCGCTTTTCCACGCTCCACTTTGAACCCCAGCTGGGACCCGTGGCAGTCTAATTACTTTCTATTCCTGACTCaagccttaaaaaaaaaaaagaaaaaaaaaagagagagagcacacacacaactgccaggAAAGGGCTGGTGGCAGGGTGTGTTATACAAGTCCTTGGAGGATTCAACCCCTATTTCTCTCCATCTATacaccaccccccacccccgcccCACACACCCAaacctctcctctttctttcccaCCCTTCACACTCCAGACTATTGTAAAGAAGTAGGCAGGTTATTATTCAGCAAGCAGGAGAGGGAAATGGATTAAAGGAGTCTGTCTAAGCCAATATGTGTTCCTGCCGTCCATTTGGGGGTTGTCTGTTTGATGAAGCTTCCTCCCAACAGAAAGGAAGctgacaaaaaaactaaattccCAATACAGCATTATGTAAAAGGATTGCAGTCTTATAAGCATTTTCCAGCCGACTTTAGAAATGCTTTGGACTAAAGGAAATGCCTGAGATGTGCAGTAACAGTCTTTTCCCCCTGTGACAGCCCTCTCTGTTGTAGCCTCTTATCTAGAAAGAACCATTTTTCAAACAATCCTGCTTTCATTTTGTCTTAGCCGCACTGTGAACTGAGCGAGTGCAAGGGCTGCCAATGAGAAAAATGCATGTCCAAAGAGGTACCTGTTTCAAAAAGCCGCATTCTGTCAAATTGCATTCAGCAATGCTGAACACAGTCGCAGTTTTGTGAAAGAaaacatatacatttttaatcttaGCTGTCAGCAGAGTCGTGTGTTAGAAAACTGCAAGACCTTCAACTTGTCCTCATTTGTTTGCCCTAGTTTACTCACTGAATTGAACCTAGCAATCACAAGAACAACATCTTCAGATTGCAGCATTTCACTGGTATTTTACCAGAAGGTCCAAACTGTTCTGCCCTTTGGAAATGGTATACCATGCCACATGTCCTGACCCTCATTCTGTCTCCGTGCTTGTGTTGACACAATTACAGTGGACACTGTGGTCCCGCCATCTCAGGATGAAGCCACTGAGGGCACCATGTCATCGAAGGCTCTCCCTCTCATCTTTGAGCCGTTTGAAGAAGATGTCACACCAGCAGATGCGGCAGCGGTCACGCTGGAACCCGGCAGCGATCAGCCTCCTGCTGCCATGGCGACCGGAGGAATGCCTGTGTCAGAGGTGGGCTTGGACCAGCTGGTCACCGTGGAGACAGACAGCGATGGCCCCTCGCAGGCCCCACCCCTGCTGATGCCAGACTGGACGTCACCTTGGCAGACGTCTGGCGCTGAGCTCCTTGAGCCAATCAGCTCCTCCGGTCCGTCTGTTTCACAGCGGCCAACCGGAACAGAGCCAGAGGATCATTCtgagagaggtgagagaggtgACGTGGCAGCACCACAACGAATGAATGACTCTCAATGTCAACATAATGCTCTATAGAACAATGGCTTAATATGGCATAATGCTGTTTTTGCATGACTTTTTGCATATGTACTTTTCCAGAGCATACTAAAGTACTGGCGATAATTCGCAAGTGTATCGTCAACATAATGGTTTTACTGTATGAGAATGTTCATTTGTGGAAGTATAGTGCCACAGAACATCATAATGGTGCAAGcactactttttttgttttagtttgatgACAGCATTTCCCCCTCTATGCAGCCTCTGGTTGGAATCCATGTCACTTCAGCATTAATGTGAACTTGTAGAAACTTGCTTTAGAATTCATCATTTTGAACTCTCATGAATGTAATTGGTTTGTAGTGGAAAATCATCTCACACTTAAGAGTCAGCTGTTCAACAGCAACGTCCTGGATGTGAGAAGCCACCGCATTGTCCATCATGCATTGTATAATGGTCATGCCTGCTTAATGTATGATTGAATTTCCACCATAACTTGCAAATACAGTGCTGTGCTGTGTGATTTGCGACATGTAGGCGGCGGGAGGACGCCAACCCTTGACGGGAACTTGCCCACCACCGGCCCCTCCTCGTCATTCCTGCATGCTATGACAACGGTAACCATGGCAACCCATCAGCCAGTGCACAAATCCAGATCAGGGTTAGAGGAGATGGAGTCTGAGGGTAAGATGAGTTTTATcgccaaacaaaaaacaagtctATTTTAATTCAAATTGTTTCAATGTTCATTTTCAATCACATATGTGACCCTTTCTCTCTTGGCTGCTGGGTTGGTGAATTTGTTTTGTTCCCCACAGAGGAGCCAGATGAAGATGAGGATGATGACACCTCTGAGGAATCAGTGGAGGACGAGAGCGAAGAGGACCGAACAG
Encoded here:
- the LOC123977779 gene encoding uncharacterized protein LOC123977779 isoform X2; translation: MLMFGTLHRLLLAGTCLCVYVTPVRLPSFTPAQDSGCGGQCAGSVTTDGPPTHTTYVDSKPSDPEHVTGLILNVGAGGGPGPHGRPEAITPVTQTENGDSLDGRFGPSEAGGEARIHKSEAKKAWSTSEMGDAERPSVAASTLPVDLEGRKEDLPVTKEHLSPTGGRKQLDVAVRTTKLTPDAFSASSTAPPQLSTTARESKDKGGEEQIKLPGYGDSLQDKQPEASLPSSTGPPNPRARIQKLTSHRSIPHSVFVSPRTSTLLSIWGHDGATLSSLPDPLLPEIGPNLMPREDGPESLWTEAERPGGVDTVVPPSQDEATEGTMSSKALPLIFEPFEEDVTPADAAAVTLEPGSDQPPAAMATGGMPVSEVGLDQLVTVETDSDGPSQAPPLLMPDWTSPWQTSGAELLEPISSSGPSVSQRPTGTEPEDHSERGGGRTPTLDGNLPTTGPSSSFLHAMTTVTMATHQPVHKSRSGLEEMESEEEPDEDEDDDTSEESVEDESEEDRTEKPKTASTQPPYSLIPPPPVWVQRNQGLMRSWVELIREKAGYVSGMLAPVGIGITGALLIVGALYSIRMIHRKRRNSFKHQRRKQPREPGTSRQDQAMLLADSSEDEF
- the LOC123977779 gene encoding uncharacterized protein LOC123977779 isoform X1, producing MLMFGTLHRLLLAGTCLCVYVTPVRLPSFTPAQDSGCGGQCAGSVTTDGPPTHTTYVDSKPSDPEHVTGLILNVGAGGGPGPHGRPEAITPVTQTENGDSLDGRFGPSEAGGEARIHKSEAKKAWSTSEMGDAERPSVAASTLPVDLEGRKEDLPVTKEHLSPTGGRKQLDVAVRTTKLTPDAFSASSTAPPQLSTTARESKDKGGEEQIKLPGYGDSLQDKQPEASLPSSTGPPNPRARIQKLTSHRSIPHSVFVSPRTSTLLSIWGHDGATLSSLPDPLLPEIGPNLMPREDGPESLWTEAERPGGVDTVVPPSQDEATEGTMSSKALPLIFEPFEEDVTPADAAAVTLEPGSDQPPAAMATGGMPVSEVGLDQLVTVETDSDGPSQAPPLLMPDWTSPWQTSGAELLEPISSSGPSVSQRPTGTEPEDHSERGGGRTPTLDGNLPTTGPSSSFLHAMTTVTMATHQPVHKSRSGLEEMESEEEPDEDEDDDTSEESVEDESEEDRTEKPKTASTQPPYSLIPPPPVWVQRNQGLMRSWVELIREKAGYVSGMLAPVGIGITGALLIVGALYSIRMIHRKRRNSFKHQRRKVRQPEQPREPGTSRQDQAMLLADSSEDEF